The following coding sequences lie in one Scatophagus argus isolate fScaArg1 chromosome 9, fScaArg1.pri, whole genome shotgun sequence genomic window:
- the pals2a gene encoding MAGUK p55 subfamily member 6a isoform X2, which produces MQQVLDNLKDLPSGTGAKDIDLIFLRGIMESPIVRSLAKAHERLEEVKLQAVRSDNVQLVTEILDSLNNLSEKDAAVAELAKILQEPHFKCLIEAHDKVAAKCYEMPHAAVNSDSSMTSSLMPADAVRMIGIQKKTGEPLGVTFRVEQGEMVIARILHGSSIDRQGMLHAGDIIREVNGREVGSNPHELQELLKDCSGSITLKVLPSYRDTPAPPQVYLKPHFNYNPATDNLIPCKEAGLAFSKGDILHVVNKEDPNWWQARKVVGGATGLIPSQFLEEKRKSFVRRDWESSGTGMLCGTQTAKKKKKKMMYLISKNAEFDRYELQIYEEVAKMPPFQRKTLVLIGAQGVGRRSLKNRLIVMNPLRYGTTVPFTSRPPREEERDGQNYRFVTREEMEKDIKESRYLEHGEYDGNLYGTKIDSIHEVVAAGRTCILDVNPQALKVLKTAEFMPFVVFIAAPELDTLRAMHKAVIDAGLTTKLLTENDLKKTVDESARIRRAYSHYFDLTIVNDNLDKAFDKLQDVVERLFIEPQWVPVSWVY; this is translated from the exons ATGCAGCAGGTACTGGACAACCTGAAAGACCTGCCATCGGGCACAGGAGCCAAAGATATTGACCTAATTTTCCTCAGAGGCATCATGGAGAGCCCCATCGTCCGCTCCCTTGCAAAG gCCCATGAGCGTCTTGAGGAGGTTAAGTTACAAGCTGTGCGGAGTGATAATGTACAGCTGGTCACAGAGATCCTGGATTCCCTCAACAACCTGTCAGAAAAAGATGCTGCCGTTGCTGAACTTGCCAAAATCCTTCAGGAGCCTCACTTTAAG tgTTTAATAGAGGCTCATGACAAAGTGGCAGCAAAGTGCTATGAAATGCCCCACGCTGCGGTGAACAGCGATTCCTCGATGACAAGCTCGCTCATGCCAGCTGATGCAGTCAGGATGATTGGCATCCAGAAGAAAACTGGGGAGCCACTG GGGGTGACGTTCCGAGTGGAGCAGGGGGAGATGGTGATCGCGCGGATCCTGCACGGCAGCTCGATTGACAGGCAAGGCATGCTGCATGCAGGGGACATAATCCGCGAGGTGAACGGTCGTGAGGTCGGCAGTAACCCCCATGAACTCCAAGAGCTGTTGAAGGACTGCAGTGGCAGCATCACACTCAAGGTCCTGCCCAGCTACAGAGACACACCGGCACCTCCACAG GTTTATCTCAAACCACACTTCAACTACAATCCGGCCACAGACAACTTGATCCCTTGTAAAGAGGCAGGCCTGGCCTTTTCCAAGGGAGACATCCTTCATGTTGTCAACAAGGAGGACCCCAACTGGTGGCAG gCACGCAAAGTTGTTGGTGGAGCCACTGGGCTCATCCCCAGTCAGTTCttggaggagaagagaaaatcTTTTGTGAGAAGAGACTGGGAAAGTTCTGGTACAG GTATGCTCTGTGGAACtcaaactgcaaagaaaaagaagaagaaaatgatgtATCTCATTTCGAAAAATGCAG AATTTGACCGTTATGAGCTGCAGATCTATGAGGAGGTAGCCAAAATGCCACCGtttcagaggaaaacactggTTCTAATTGGAGCCCAGGGAGTTGGGAGGCGGAGCCTGAAGAACAGACTTATTGTCATGAATCCTCTGCGATATGGAACCACTGTaccct TCACATCCCGCCCTccgagggaagaggagagagacggCCAGAACTACCGCTTTGTGACGCgggaagagatggagaaggacATCAAGGAGAGCCGTTACCTGGAGCACGGCGAGTACGACGGCAACCTTTATGGCACCAAGATTGACTCTATCCATGAAGTGGTGGCTGCAGGCCGCACCTGCATCCTGGATGTCAACCCTCAG GCCCTGAAAGTGCTGAAGACTGCTGAGTTTATGCCATTTGTAGTGTTTATTGCTGCTCCTGAACTGGACACACTAAGAGCTATGCACAAAGCTGTGATTGATGCTGGACTTACGACCAAGCTACTCACG GAGAACGATTTGAAGAAGACTGTGGACGAGAGTGCCAGGATCCGCCGGGCATACAGCCACTACTTTGACCTTACTATTGTCAATGACAATCTGGACAAGGCCTTCGACAAGCTGCAGGATGTGGTAGAACGATTATTCATAGAGCCACAGTGGGTTCCAGTCAGCTGGGTCTACTGA
- the pals2a gene encoding MAGUK p55 subfamily member 6a isoform X1, whose protein sequence is MTVANAKSGTAMQQVLDNLKDLPSGTGAKDIDLIFLRGIMESPIVRSLAKAHERLEEVKLQAVRSDNVQLVTEILDSLNNLSEKDAAVAELAKILQEPHFKCLIEAHDKVAAKCYEMPHAAVNSDSSMTSSLMPADAVRMIGIQKKTGEPLGVTFRVEQGEMVIARILHGSSIDRQGMLHAGDIIREVNGREVGSNPHELQELLKDCSGSITLKVLPSYRDTPAPPQVYLKPHFNYNPATDNLIPCKEAGLAFSKGDILHVVNKEDPNWWQARKVVGGATGLIPSQFLEEKRKSFVRRDWESSGTGMLCGTQTAKKKKKKMMYLISKNAEFDRYELQIYEEVAKMPPFQRKTLVLIGAQGVGRRSLKNRLIVMNPLRYGTTVPFTSRPPREEERDGQNYRFVTREEMEKDIKESRYLEHGEYDGNLYGTKIDSIHEVVAAGRTCILDVNPQALKVLKTAEFMPFVVFIAAPELDTLRAMHKAVIDAGLTTKLLTENDLKKTVDESARIRRAYSHYFDLTIVNDNLDKAFDKLQDVVERLFIEPQWVPVSWVY, encoded by the exons ATGACTGTGGCCAATGCAAAGTCTGGCACAG ccATGCAGCAGGTACTGGACAACCTGAAAGACCTGCCATCGGGCACAGGAGCCAAAGATATTGACCTAATTTTCCTCAGAGGCATCATGGAGAGCCCCATCGTCCGCTCCCTTGCAAAG gCCCATGAGCGTCTTGAGGAGGTTAAGTTACAAGCTGTGCGGAGTGATAATGTACAGCTGGTCACAGAGATCCTGGATTCCCTCAACAACCTGTCAGAAAAAGATGCTGCCGTTGCTGAACTTGCCAAAATCCTTCAGGAGCCTCACTTTAAG tgTTTAATAGAGGCTCATGACAAAGTGGCAGCAAAGTGCTATGAAATGCCCCACGCTGCGGTGAACAGCGATTCCTCGATGACAAGCTCGCTCATGCCAGCTGATGCAGTCAGGATGATTGGCATCCAGAAGAAAACTGGGGAGCCACTG GGGGTGACGTTCCGAGTGGAGCAGGGGGAGATGGTGATCGCGCGGATCCTGCACGGCAGCTCGATTGACAGGCAAGGCATGCTGCATGCAGGGGACATAATCCGCGAGGTGAACGGTCGTGAGGTCGGCAGTAACCCCCATGAACTCCAAGAGCTGTTGAAGGACTGCAGTGGCAGCATCACACTCAAGGTCCTGCCCAGCTACAGAGACACACCGGCACCTCCACAG GTTTATCTCAAACCACACTTCAACTACAATCCGGCCACAGACAACTTGATCCCTTGTAAAGAGGCAGGCCTGGCCTTTTCCAAGGGAGACATCCTTCATGTTGTCAACAAGGAGGACCCCAACTGGTGGCAG gCACGCAAAGTTGTTGGTGGAGCCACTGGGCTCATCCCCAGTCAGTTCttggaggagaagagaaaatcTTTTGTGAGAAGAGACTGGGAAAGTTCTGGTACAG GTATGCTCTGTGGAACtcaaactgcaaagaaaaagaagaagaaaatgatgtATCTCATTTCGAAAAATGCAG AATTTGACCGTTATGAGCTGCAGATCTATGAGGAGGTAGCCAAAATGCCACCGtttcagaggaaaacactggTTCTAATTGGAGCCCAGGGAGTTGGGAGGCGGAGCCTGAAGAACAGACTTATTGTCATGAATCCTCTGCGATATGGAACCACTGTaccct TCACATCCCGCCCTccgagggaagaggagagagacggCCAGAACTACCGCTTTGTGACGCgggaagagatggagaaggacATCAAGGAGAGCCGTTACCTGGAGCACGGCGAGTACGACGGCAACCTTTATGGCACCAAGATTGACTCTATCCATGAAGTGGTGGCTGCAGGCCGCACCTGCATCCTGGATGTCAACCCTCAG GCCCTGAAAGTGCTGAAGACTGCTGAGTTTATGCCATTTGTAGTGTTTATTGCTGCTCCTGAACTGGACACACTAAGAGCTATGCACAAAGCTGTGATTGATGCTGGACTTACGACCAAGCTACTCACG GAGAACGATTTGAAGAAGACTGTGGACGAGAGTGCCAGGATCCGCCGGGCATACAGCCACTACTTTGACCTTACTATTGTCAATGACAATCTGGACAAGGCCTTCGACAAGCTGCAGGATGTGGTAGAACGATTATTCATAGAGCCACAGTGGGTTCCAGTCAGCTGGGTCTACTGA
- the LOC124064824 gene encoding peptide YY-like, producing the protein MTMTTLALCLLACSHPGINGYPAKPASPREGAPPEELAKYYSALRHYINLITRQRYGKRDTPDTVFTDVLMRESTESIPGSNYVRFDGLPLW; encoded by the exons ATGACGATGACTACGCTTGCTCTCTGCCTGCTGGCTTGTAGTCACCCTGGCATAAATGGATATCCAGCCAAGCCTGCCAGCCCCCGCGAAGGCGCACCACCTGAGGAGCTCGCCAAATATTATTCTGCACTAAGACACTACATCAATCTCATTACAAGACAGAG GTATGGGAAAAGAGACACCCCAGATACTGTATTTACAGACGTGTTGATGAGGGAGAGCACAGAGAGTATTCCAGGATCAAATTATGTCAG GTTTGATGGGCTGCCACTTTGGTGA
- the gsdmeb gene encoding gasdermin Eb encodes MFATATRNFVEEVDHGGLLIPVSSLNDTIAVLTVVVKRKRPWFWQKPKYIPTDFNLNDLLTGDTPIKPVVIETDFIKYNGMYGDNIQANMDTNFVHPSVQSNLSLEGKESSKLQSYFGGLKKEEVDVQKLLRDSKDRILDMSHSLVQQTKEKRRRVFGIVKERIVTSQPCSVIEEVQQGGQCGAGLDFCGPKNPKVSLKENGSLSKDSNVTMEIPIHTTIAYSLIELEIKHNGRYELCLMSDTTGGFEVDGPAWKGMFGVSEAPADASENSHLRQVLDQLRDHFHLLSALPVTTRSSLLQQITKIMEDRGAVASLQSVLEQKHLDMKPGLDDVAATESQKQTIQVILDLLDQLVQTEQYTPALAALYLIASALDELTYDCLAVLRMCCSSAVLQALELLVQCISGEGQMPLSSTGLAALTQDVYEKTEHLFASSNVSLKRDGDMVKTEINQQPGHLPVVLCIAVTGLASLAH; translated from the exons ATGTTTGCCACAGCCACAAGAAACTTCGTGGAGGAGGTGGATCACGGCGGTTTGCTGATCCCGGTGTCCAGCCTGAATGACACCATTGCTGTTCTGACGGTGGTGGTGAAGCGTAAACGTCCCTGGTTCTGGCAGAAGCCCAAATATATTCCCACTGATTTTAACCTCAATGATCTACTAACAGGAGACACACCTATAAAGCCAG TTGTCATAGAGACAGACTTCATCAAATACAATGGAATGTATGGAGACAACATTCAGGCAAACATGGACACAAATTTTGTCCACCCCAGTGTCCAGTCCAATTTGAGCCTGGAGGGTAAAGAATCATCCAAACTGCAGTCGTACTTTGGCGGCttgaagaaagaggaagtggaCGTGCAGAAGCTGCTGCGAGACTCTAAAGACAG GATTCTGGACATGTCCCACAGTCTGGTCCAGCAGACGAAGGAGAAGCGCAGACGGGTGTTTGGGATTGTGAAGGAGCGGATTGTCACTTCTCAGCCCTGTTCTGTCATAGAGGAAGTGCAGCAGGGGGGGCAGTGTGGAGCAGGACTGGACTTCTGTGGACCCAAGAACCCAAAG GTTTCATTGAAAGAGAATGGCAGCTTGAGTAAAGACAGTAACGTTACCATGGAGATTCCCATCCATACTACCATCGCCTATTCCCTTATAGAGCTAGAGATCAAACACAACGGTCGCTATG agCTGTGTCTGATGTCAGACACCACTGGAGGTTTCGAGGTAGATGGTCCTGCTTGGAAAGGGATGTTTGGTGTCTCGGAAGCTCCTGCAGATGCCTCTGAAAATAGCCACCTTAGACAAG tGCTGGACCAACTCCGTGATCATTTccacctgctgtctgctcttcCTGTCACCACAAGGTCCTCTCTGCTCCAGCAGATCACAAAGATTATGGAAGACAGAGGGGCCGTCGCTTCACTTCAGAGTGTG CTGGAGCAGAAGCACCTGGATATGAAACCTGGCCTGGATGATGTTGCTGCCACAGAATCTCAGAAACAGACCATCCAAGTAATTCTGGACCTTTTGGATCAGTTAGTTCAGACAGAGCAGTACACACCAGCTCTCGCAGCCCTTTACCTCATCGCCAGCGCCCTGGATG AATTGACATATGATTGTCTTGCTGTACTGAGGATGTGCTGCAGCTCCGCTGTGTTGCAGGCTCTGGAATTACTG GTTCAGTGCATATCGGGGGAAGGACAGATGCCTCTGAGCAGCACAGGGCTGGCTGCATTGACTCAAGACGTCTATGAAAAGACTGAACATCTTTTTGCCTCCTCCAATGTGTCCCTGAAGAGAGACGGGGACATGgtaaagacagaaataaaccaGCAGCCAGGACACCTTCCTGTGGTCCTGTGTATCGCAGTTACAGGCCTCGCCTCATTGGCTCATTGA